One genomic segment of uncultured Desulfobacter sp. includes these proteins:
- a CDS encoding Bax inhibitor-1/YccA family protein, with protein MNTNVSYQQTGVMTRVNAFIRSTYNWMAMGLAATGLTSYFVSESPAVMQTVYGNPIMPWVLFIGLIVMCGFLSARIQKMQASTATGLYMGLTVLYGICLAPIFMIYTQASIASTFFICAATFGAASVYGMVTKKDLTGMGQFLMMGLFGVIIAMIVNIFLQSSAMQTIISMIAVLLFTGLTAYDTQKLKSMAITLPANASGAMVRKGAILGALSLYLDFMGLFVHLLSLLGIARD; from the coding sequence ATGAACACAAATGTTTCCTATCAACAAACCGGGGTAATGACCCGGGTCAATGCGTTTATCAGAAGCACATACAATTGGATGGCCATGGGTCTTGCCGCCACCGGCCTGACCTCATATTTTGTATCTGAAAGCCCTGCCGTGATGCAGACCGTATACGGCAACCCCATCATGCCCTGGGTATTGTTCATCGGTCTTATTGTCATGTGCGGATTTCTCAGTGCACGGATTCAAAAAATGCAGGCAAGCACAGCCACAGGTCTTTATATGGGTCTTACCGTCCTTTACGGGATCTGCCTGGCCCCGATCTTTATGATTTATACCCAGGCATCCATTGCCTCCACCTTTTTTATCTGCGCTGCGACTTTTGGTGCTGCAAGTGTTTACGGTATGGTAACAAAAAAAGATCTCACCGGTATGGGGCAATTTCTAATGATGGGCCTGTTCGGTGTAATTATTGCGATGATTGTAAATATATTCCTCCAAAGCTCAGCCATGCAGACCATTATTTCCATGATTGCGGTTCTGCTGTTCACAGGCCTTACCGCTTATGATACCCAGAAACTGAAATCCATGGCAATTACCCTTCCCGCAAATGCATCGGGCGCCATGGTCCGCAAAGGCGCAATCCTTGGTGCTTTAAGTCTTTATCTTGATTTTATGGGGCTGTTTGTTCATCTGCTTAGTTTGCTTGGCATTGCAAGAGATTAA
- a CDS encoding class I SAM-dependent methyltransferase — protein MYFEDKNRVYLSCPDCRLVFVSREFFLTREAEKTEYDLHTNDPADPGYRRFLSRLSRPMLERLRPGQKGLDFGCGPGPAMHELFAAHGHAVDLYDPFYANNPDVFSNTYDFITATEVVEHLHHPGRVFDRLFDLLHCGGWLGIMTKLVLDKDKFSHWHYIRDLTHICFYSRATFTYISQRHRASISFMGNDVILFQKGNFRCEYG, from the coding sequence TTGTATTTTGAAGATAAAAACAGGGTGTATTTGTCATGCCCGGATTGCCGCCTTGTCTTTGTCTCCCGTGAGTTTTTCCTGACCAGGGAGGCTGAAAAGACCGAGTATGATCTTCATACCAATGATCCGGCAGATCCGGGATATCGCAGGTTTCTCTCCCGTTTGAGCCGGCCCATGCTGGAACGGCTCCGCCCCGGGCAAAAGGGCCTGGATTTCGGTTGCGGCCCGGGACCTGCTATGCATGAACTGTTCGCAGCCCATGGGCACGCCGTGGATCTCTATGATCCGTTTTATGCGAACAATCCGGATGTGTTTTCCAATACATATGATTTTATTACGGCAACAGAGGTGGTCGAACACCTTCACCATCCGGGCCGGGTATTTGACCGGTTATTCGACTTGCTGCATTGCGGCGGCTGGCTTGGCATTATGACAAAGCTTGTTCTTGATAAAGACAAGTTTTCACACTGGCATTATATTCGGGATTTGACACATATTTGCTTCTACAGCCGGGCCACCTTCACCTATATCTCCCAAAGGCACCGGGCATCCATTTCTTTTATGGGGAATGATGTGATATTGTTTCAAAAGGGAAATTTCAGGTGTGAATATGGGTGA
- a CDS encoding DUF6515 family protein, whose protein sequence is MADFKKNKIIIGSLAAFGILAAETVSFAGPPMPHPGFFHGPNPLFDLIIVGTQHLFIRDGMFYRKGPAGYVLVEAPEGAVVSSLPAGYGIRVVQGVKYYYFKGIYYARVPDGYMVVAPPTLTAAEKNNEPRTVTCKGEVVVEAHRLNVRSGPGMTFKVTNLAYKGENLKIYQESDGWIYVELPSGRLGWVDRKFTRRTSQSPVG, encoded by the coding sequence ATGGCTGATTTTAAAAAAAATAAAATCATTATCGGTTCTCTTGCGGCTTTTGGCATTTTGGCGGCTGAAACAGTCAGCTTTGCCGGTCCTCCAATGCCGCACCCAGGGTTTTTCCATGGCCCCAACCCGCTGTTTGACCTTATTATTGTCGGCACCCAGCACTTGTTTATCAGAGATGGCATGTTTTATCGCAAAGGTCCTGCCGGGTATGTACTTGTAGAAGCACCTGAAGGCGCTGTTGTTTCATCGCTTCCGGCCGGATACGGTATCAGGGTGGTCCAGGGTGTAAAGTATTACTATTTTAAGGGAATTTATTATGCCCGGGTCCCTGATGGATATATGGTGGTCGCACCACCAACATTAACCGCGGCAGAGAAAAATAATGAACCCAGAACAGTCACCTGTAAAGGTGAGGTTGTCGTAGAGGCACACAGGCTCAACGTAAGATCAGGTCCGGGCATGACGTTTAAAGTGACTAACCTTGCTTACAAAGGGGAAAACCTGAAGATATATCAGGAATCAGATGGCTGGATTTATGTTGAACTGCCGTCGGGCCGGCTTGGCTGGGTTGACAGAAAATTCACCCGGAGAACAAGTCAGTCTCCGGTAGGATAG
- a CDS encoding PocR ligand-binding domain-containing protein produces the protein MQLTDLMPVEKWTELELELANKFNLQSSVFNPEGIRITNNPNWANSLCPVIKSTEKGQSFICAVAHMNMSNQARKTKEAVIEECDAGLLKLVVPIFFKEEFLGVIGGCGLLAEDGEVDEFAINKITEMDEEKIRELSADVQTITDEAVQNACDFLQKCLEENIYEYTNSQK, from the coding sequence ATGCAATTGACCGATCTTATGCCCGTTGAAAAATGGACTGAACTTGAATTGGAACTGGCGAATAAATTTAATCTTCAAAGTTCTGTTTTTAACCCAGAGGGGATTAGGATCACTAATAACCCAAATTGGGCGAACTCCCTGTGCCCGGTGATAAAATCCACGGAAAAAGGACAGAGTTTTATCTGTGCTGTTGCCCATATGAATATGTCCAACCAGGCCCGCAAGACAAAAGAGGCAGTGATAGAGGAGTGTGATGCCGGATTGCTCAAACTGGTTGTTCCGATTTTTTTCAAAGAGGAATTTTTAGGAGTTATTGGCGGATGCGGTCTTCTTGCTGAAGATGGAGAAGTGGATGAATTTGCCATCAATAAAATTACCGAGATGGATGAAGAAAAAATACGGGAATTATCAGCAGACGTCCAGACCATTACCGATGAAGCCGTTCAGAATGCATGTGATTTCCTTCAGAAATGTTTAGAAGAGAACATCTACGAGTATACCAATAGTCAAAAATAA
- a CDS encoding glutamine amidotransferase, translating into MKPITIIKTGSTFPDIKTNHGDFETWITKGFGPAIPAIEVVDVTLHHPLPQPDSLAGAVITGSHDNVTDNPHYCAELEIWIRRMVTSQTPLLGICFGHQIIAKTLGGVVDFHPVSLEVGTKEIQLLEAGQKDLLFRDMPDRFKVHVFHSQSIRELPEKAVVLAKNSFESYQAVKFAPRAWGVQFHPEADDAIAKCYLCHLADDIKKSGQSLNQLIDKLEKTPYAAAVLERFGRIFSGME; encoded by the coding sequence ATGAAACCTATTACCATAATTAAGACAGGAAGCACATTTCCAGATATTAAAACCAATCACGGTGATTTCGAAACCTGGATAACAAAGGGGTTCGGTCCTGCCATTCCAGCCATTGAGGTCGTTGACGTAACATTGCATCATCCGTTGCCGCAGCCGGACAGCTTGGCCGGAGCCGTTATTACCGGTTCCCATGACAATGTCACTGATAATCCGCACTATTGTGCAGAATTGGAAATTTGGATCCGCCGAATGGTCACATCCCAGACCCCTTTGCTCGGGATCTGTTTCGGCCATCAAATTATAGCAAAAACCCTGGGCGGCGTGGTGGATTTTCACCCAGTCAGCCTGGAAGTCGGAACCAAAGAGATCCAATTGCTTGAGGCTGGACAAAAAGATCTGCTGTTCCGGGACATGCCGGACCGGTTTAAGGTTCATGTCTTCCATTCCCAAAGCATACGGGAGTTGCCCGAAAAGGCTGTTGTTCTGGCAAAAAACAGCTTTGAATCCTACCAGGCTGTAAAATTTGCTCCCCGGGCGTGGGGGGTGCAGTTTCACCCCGAAGCTGATGACGCCATTGCAAAATGCTATCTTTGTCATTTAGCCGATGATATCAAAAAAAGCGGTCAGAGTTTGAATCAACTTATCGACAAACTGGAAAAAACCCCGTATGCCGCCGCTGTTCTTGAGCGATTCGGCCGCATATTCTCAGGCATGGAATAA
- a CDS encoding right-handed parallel beta-helix repeat-containing protein: MNLVKKIITFCLLSVVYTQSLWAIGPFPGTLKKKQSINKINPAVVYVNQDSRADSPDGSSWAQAFSSLSTALQSNLIDKKEIWVARGTYYPSDISKREDSFCLVSGISIYGGFIGNEFLRSQRNWTKNVTVLSGEIGDPQLLSDNSYHVVTGADDTLIDGFIIRDGYAVPDEKETVSSDILAGVQEKKTHMKNPDTVTSANVYSGGGLLNLYAGAYVRNCSFQGNYAVKGGAVCNLATQYRDHNDMTNEIGSKTPVFESCIFEDNHAITHGGAVYNAFFTRTTFITCAFTDNTSGSRGGAVYADKGSPVHFMNILFSHNEAERGAALAADGSSNIRLIYATFACNMAYDTGAAIYLGSCLNKQTDGSPFIGNEAHLYKSLIISNVSITSPSSISSQHDSTVTFDEQSIVETVDGTMNASQFLVEKSFASKSAEAGFHPARKIDVDCWTDIFDGDENRMYLSYDYDTSSASGNPGTIYVNDDASAGGDGTSWATAFCDLNLALEQAAAGSRIWVAKGVYTPTDGPERFATFVMKKGVDIYGGFNGNETTLNERDWETNKTVLSGDIGRVGDDSDNSYHVVFGASDSLLDGFIVQAGRADGEFYHRRGGGLLCDGKASPRIANCIFEKNQAEEGGAIAGTGSASPVLENCTITENTARLGGGILFRTRPGNPGPGAKLTDVKLTGNTSQGKGGAVYIDSGAQPCFTRCTLSGNRSLGNGGSVYVDNSTTGQIYATPHFNACFLTDNTTGLRGGAFAVFNGTVSLKDTVVTHNTAVSGGGGIALDYRGALFDEKNTSVIEDNISTSGKPDIDNATSNFVYEPNLYSGR, encoded by the coding sequence ATGAATTTGGTCAAAAAAATAATAACCTTTTGTTTGCTTTCCGTAGTTTATACGCAGAGCCTGTGGGCCATTGGTCCTTTTCCCGGCACGCTCAAAAAAAAGCAGTCCATAAACAAAATCAATCCTGCTGTTGTCTATGTTAACCAGGACAGCCGTGCTGATAGCCCTGACGGATCATCTTGGGCACAGGCATTCTCATCTCTTTCAACCGCATTACAAAGCAACTTAATAGATAAAAAAGAGATTTGGGTGGCCCGGGGAACCTACTATCCGTCGGATATTTCAAAAAGAGAGGACAGTTTTTGTCTGGTTTCCGGTATCAGCATATACGGCGGATTTATCGGAAACGAATTTCTGCGATCCCAACGGAACTGGACCAAAAATGTGACTGTATTATCCGGGGAAATCGGTGATCCGCAACTTTTGTCTGATAATTCATACCATGTAGTCACAGGAGCTGATGATACCCTGATAGACGGGTTTATCATCCGGGACGGGTATGCCGTTCCGGATGAGAAGGAAACTGTTTCCAGCGATATCCTGGCCGGGGTACAGGAAAAAAAGACCCACATGAAAAATCCGGACACCGTCACCAGTGCAAATGTATACTCCGGCGGGGGGCTACTCAATCTTTATGCCGGGGCATATGTCCGCAACTGCAGCTTCCAGGGCAATTATGCCGTCAAGGGGGGTGCGGTGTGCAATCTGGCAACCCAATACAGGGATCACAATGATATGACAAACGAAATCGGCAGTAAGACCCCTGTTTTTGAAAGCTGCATTTTTGAAGACAACCATGCCATTACCCATGGTGGGGCAGTATATAATGCTTTTTTTACCCGTACCACGTTTATTACTTGCGCTTTTACCGATAATACATCGGGATCAAGGGGTGGCGCTGTGTATGCAGACAAGGGCAGCCCCGTTCATTTTATGAATATTCTTTTCAGCCATAACGAGGCGGAGCGGGGTGCTGCATTGGCGGCAGACGGATCGTCCAATATCAGACTTATATATGCTACATTTGCCTGCAACATGGCCTATGATACCGGTGCCGCCATTTATTTAGGTTCCTGCCTGAATAAACAGACCGACGGTTCACCCTTTATTGGTAATGAAGCTCATCTCTATAAATCTCTTATAATTTCCAATGTCAGCATAACGTCTCCTTCGTCCATCAGCAGTCAGCATGATTCAACTGTGACCTTTGATGAACAATCGATTGTAGAAACCGTTGATGGCACAATGAATGCGTCTCAGTTCCTGGTTGAAAAGAGCTTTGCATCAAAATCGGCAGAGGCCGGATTTCACCCGGCCCGAAAAATTGATGTGGATTGCTGGACCGATATTTTTGATGGAGATGAAAACCGGATGTACTTAAGTTATGATTATGATACGTCCAGTGCGAGCGGCAACCCCGGGACTATTTATGTGAACGATGATGCGTCGGCAGGCGGGGACGGCACCTCCTGGGCTACGGCTTTTTGTGATTTGAACCTTGCCCTTGAACAGGCAGCTGCCGGTTCCCGAATCTGGGTTGCAAAAGGGGTCTATACCCCCACTGATGGTCCGGAACGATTTGCTACCTTTGTAATGAAAAAAGGCGTGGATATCTACGGCGGTTTCAACGGCAATGAAACAACCCTTAACGAGCGAGACTGGGAAACCAACAAAACAGTCCTCTCCGGTGATATCGGCAGGGTGGGGGACGATTCGGATAATTCGTATCATGTTGTCTTTGGCGCTTCGGACAGTCTTTTGGACGGATTTATCGTTCAGGCGGGCAGGGCCGACGGAGAATTTTATCACAGACGGGGAGGAGGACTTTTGTGTGATGGAAAAGCCAGCCCACGAATCGCAAATTGTATCTTTGAAAAAAATCAGGCTGAGGAAGGCGGTGCCATTGCCGGCACCGGATCTGCAAGTCCTGTGCTGGAAAACTGTACGATTACCGAAAACACGGCGCGTCTGGGTGGTGGCATCCTTTTCAGAACCAGACCGGGTAATCCAGGGCCCGGTGCTAAGCTGACGGATGTAAAATTAACTGGTAATACGTCCCAGGGCAAGGGGGGCGCCGTTTATATTGATTCCGGCGCGCAGCCCTGTTTCACCCGGTGTACGTTGTCCGGCAACCGGAGTTTAGGAAATGGAGGCAGTGTCTATGTGGACAACAGCACCACCGGCCAGATATACGCCACCCCCCATTTTAATGCCTGCTTTTTAACTGACAATACCACTGGGCTGCGAGGCGGGGCTTTTGCCGTATTTAACGGCACGGTATCCCTTAAAGACACAGTTGTAACCCATAATACTGCCGTATCCGGCGGCGGCGGAATCGCCCTTGACTACAGGGGCGCACTTTTCGATGAAAAAAATACCTCCGTGATAGAGGATAACATCAGCACATCCGGCAAACCCGATATTGATAATGCCACCTCAAATTTTGTTTATGAACCAAATCTTTATTCAGGTCGATAA
- a CDS encoding methyl-accepting chemotaxis protein, whose product MGLEVKKFKDIKISTRLIATFLVVGILPLAILGLLSVNLSKKALSTHAFNQLEAVRQIKKTNIEDYFQTIENQMLTFSENQMIVEAMIGFSEEFVQFRDTTQSDAQDDAAAKTQVMNYYRNAFYKEYKSQNPNAALNVEDIVNQLDKNTLALQYHYIAANGHPLGSKHLLDKALDFSAYSKRHAKIHPIVRSYLEKFGYYDIFLVDYQTGHIVYSVFKELDFATSLKDGPYSNTNFAQVFKKAARAPQKDFVALVDYEKYTPSYAAPASFIASPIFDGDKKVGVAIFQMPLDRINRLMTQREGLGETGETYLIGQDKLMRSDSYLDPENHSVKASWANPEKGAVNTEAADDVLSGKTGKKIIIDYNGNPVLSAYTPVNAGGITWGLLAEIDRVEAFAAVKTIKINIAIIALVSTFLIFIIALSISRLITNPIKKGVAMAQKMADGDLTQQLDIDQKDEIGILVKSLNEMSCKLRQMFNDIAIETQTLTASSTELSTISEQISTNAEQTAEKSNSVAAAAEEMSTNMNSVAAATEQTTVNTQMIVSAAGEMTATIQDVSNNIAKGNETTAFAVEQANTVSQKVDDLGKAASDINAVTDTISEISEQTNLLALNATIEAARAGEAGKGFAVVASEIKALAQQTAKATDEISSKIAGVHITTQESVKAIESIVAVINEINVIVTTVAAAIEEQSVATQEISGNVSQAAQGLNEVNENVNQTSKVAAEVTQDIAQVSQATVQMSTGSHQVKTKSDELSGLAEKLNEMIGRFRI is encoded by the coding sequence ATGGGACTTGAAGTGAAAAAGTTTAAAGATATCAAAATCAGTACAAGGCTCATCGCAACCTTTTTAGTGGTCGGTATTTTACCGCTGGCAATCTTAGGTCTATTGTCTGTCAACTTATCAAAAAAGGCCCTATCAACTCATGCGTTCAATCAACTTGAAGCCGTACGACAAATTAAAAAAACCAATATTGAAGACTATTTTCAAACGATTGAAAATCAAATGCTTACATTTTCAGAGAATCAGATGATTGTGGAGGCTATGATCGGCTTTTCTGAAGAATTTGTGCAATTCAGGGATACGACCCAAAGTGACGCCCAGGATGACGCTGCTGCGAAAACGCAAGTCATGAATTACTATAGGAATGCTTTTTACAAGGAATATAAATCTCAAAATCCGAATGCTGCTCTTAATGTGGAAGACATTGTAAATCAGCTCGATAAAAATACACTCGCGCTTCAGTATCATTATATCGCAGCCAACGGACACCCTTTAGGGTCTAAACACCTGCTTGATAAAGCATTAGATTTTTCGGCGTATTCAAAAAGGCATGCCAAAATTCATCCGATTGTTAGAAGCTATCTTGAAAAATTTGGCTACTACGATATTTTTCTCGTTGATTACCAAACAGGGCATATTGTTTATTCTGTTTTTAAAGAACTTGATTTTGCAACTTCCCTCAAAGATGGCCCCTATTCAAACACCAATTTCGCTCAGGTTTTTAAGAAGGCGGCCCGCGCACCACAAAAGGATTTTGTGGCTTTGGTGGATTATGAGAAATATACGCCTTCCTACGCGGCGCCGGCAAGTTTTATTGCCTCTCCAATCTTTGATGGTGATAAAAAAGTCGGTGTGGCAATTTTTCAAATGCCTCTCGACCGGATCAACAGGTTAATGACCCAAAGGGAAGGGTTGGGCGAGACTGGAGAAACATATCTCATCGGTCAGGATAAGCTCATGAGATCTGATTCATATTTAGACCCGGAAAATCATTCGGTAAAAGCATCATGGGCTAATCCGGAAAAAGGCGCAGTCAATACCGAAGCAGCAGATGATGTTTTATCCGGAAAAACCGGTAAAAAAATTATTATTGACTACAATGGAAATCCTGTTTTGTCTGCGTACACGCCTGTCAATGCCGGAGGCATCACTTGGGGATTACTTGCAGAAATTGATAGAGTTGAAGCATTTGCTGCCGTAAAAACCATAAAAATCAACATAGCCATCATCGCCCTGGTCTCTACGTTTTTAATATTTATCATTGCCTTATCTATCAGTCGATTGATTACAAATCCAATCAAAAAAGGCGTGGCCATGGCTCAGAAGATGGCCGATGGAGATTTAACCCAGCAGCTGGATATTGATCAAAAAGATGAGATTGGTATTTTGGTCAAGTCATTAAACGAGATGTCTTGTAAATTAAGGCAGATGTTCAATGATATTGCCATAGAGACTCAAACGTTGACCGCGTCTTCAACAGAGCTGTCAACTATTTCCGAACAAATATCCACAAACGCAGAACAAACAGCTGAGAAATCAAACAGTGTGGCTGCAGCAGCAGAAGAGATGAGTACAAACATGAATAGTGTTGCTGCCGCAACAGAGCAAACCACGGTGAATACCCAGATGATCGTGTCGGCAGCAGGAGAAATGACCGCAACAATTCAAGACGTTTCTAACAACATCGCCAAAGGCAATGAAACCACTGCATTTGCCGTAGAACAAGCAAATACGGTGTCACAAAAAGTAGATGACCTGGGCAAAGCCGCATCTGATATTAATGCGGTAACGGATACGATATCAGAAATTTCTGAACAGACCAATCTGCTGGCATTAAATGCAACAATTGAAGCTGCCAGGGCTGGTGAAGCCGGGAAAGGTTTTGCTGTAGTTGCCAGCGAAATTAAGGCACTTGCCCAACAAACAGCTAAAGCTACCGATGAAATTAGTTCTAAAATTGCTGGTGTTCATATAACTACCCAGGAATCTGTCAAAGCCATCGAGTCCATTGTTGCGGTTATAAATGAAATTAATGTCATTGTCACTACCGTGGCGGCAGCCATTGAAGAACAATCTGTTGCTACTCAAGAAATTTCAGGCAATGTAAGTCAGGCAGCTCAAGGGTTAAACGAAGTGAATGAAAATGTGAACCAGACATCAAAAGTAGCAGCAGAGGTTACTCAAGATATTGCCCAGGTAAGTCAGGCAACTGTTCAAATGAGCACAGGCAGTCATCAAGTCAAGACAAAATCAGACGAATTATCAGGTTTGGCAGAAAAACTAAATGAGATGATAGGCCGTTTTCGAATCTAA
- the fetB gene encoding iron export ABC transporter permease subunit FetB translates to MPLTTGALDISTAELALASLFIVAAGAISLWGRIGLGKSILMGAVRCVLQLTIMGYVLSFIFGIASPWVVLMLFCVMVVFAVCIVRGNVSEKSIPFVFPSFVTMLLVYAVVASTVSGLIVGVRPFWHPQYFIPLAGMVAGNSMTALGLSLDRLLLDLKTKRDLVEMRLCLGATPVEASQDIFRDALKAGMIPSINSLAGVGIVFLPGMMTGQILSGEDPMLAIRYQIVVMFMLVASTALTVSMVLGLVRQRCFSPGQQLLLRPNRPQ, encoded by the coding sequence ATGCCGTTGACAACGGGAGCACTTGATATCAGCACGGCTGAGCTTGCACTTGCATCACTTTTTATTGTTGCTGCAGGGGCAATTTCCCTGTGGGGCCGTATCGGTCTTGGCAAATCCATTCTCATGGGAGCCGTGAGATGCGTTCTTCAACTGACAATCATGGGCTATGTGCTCAGTTTTATATTCGGTATCGCATCTCCATGGGTCGTTCTTATGCTTTTCTGTGTCATGGTGGTATTTGCAGTTTGCATTGTCAGGGGAAATGTTTCGGAAAAAAGCATTCCTTTTGTTTTTCCTTCCTTTGTCACTATGCTTTTGGTGTACGCAGTCGTTGCAAGCACTGTTAGTGGATTAATTGTCGGAGTCAGGCCGTTCTGGCATCCCCAATATTTTATTCCCTTGGCCGGTATGGTGGCAGGCAACTCCATGACAGCCCTGGGCCTGTCACTGGATCGGCTGCTTTTAGATCTAAAAACAAAACGTGATTTGGTGGAGATGCGGCTTTGTCTTGGCGCAACCCCCGTTGAAGCCTCACAGGATATCTTCAGGGATGCGCTTAAGGCCGGAATGATCCCTTCAATTAATTCTCTGGCAGGCGTAGGTATTGTTTTTCTTCCGGGGATGATGACCGGCCAGATTCTTTCCGGCGAAGACCCAATGCTTGCCATCCGGTACCAGATCGTGGTCATGTTCATGCTGGTGGCTTCCACTGCCCTGACTGTGAGCATGGTGCTTGGCCTTGTCAGGCAGCGCTGTTTCAGTCCCGGCCAACAACTCCTGCTCAGGCCGAACCGGCCTCAATAA
- a CDS encoding ATP-binding cassette domain-containing protein yields the protein MKNIGLDHSGAALSGGQRQRLSLLRILLSGPSVLLLDEPTSSLDSESKRCVHELLEDLNRQGTTIVMITHDRFLPKNVPVMEITIDQGRVFVCR from the coding sequence ATGAAAAATATCGGGCTTGATCATTCCGGTGCGGCCCTTTCCGGCGGACAACGCCAGCGACTGAGCCTGCTGCGAATTCTTTTGAGCGGTCCAAGCGTGTTGCTTCTTGACGAGCCGACATCTTCACTGGACAGTGAAAGCAAGCGCTGTGTCCATGAGCTATTGGAAGATCTCAACCGTCAGGGAACTACCATTGTCATGATTACCCATGACAGATTTTTGCCAAAGAACGTTCCGGTGATGGAAATTACCATTGATCAGGGAAGGGTTTTTGTATGCCGTTGA
- a CDS encoding ATP-binding cassette domain-containing protein, with the protein MNHQIPCFEFHDVSFAWHGERVILERQTFTLPQSAFALIRGPSGAGKSTLLRLMNRLEEVETGEISYLGQSLTDWNPSELRQQVAYLQQIPVIPDQSVRDILIQPFFFRVNRGKSKPSD; encoded by the coding sequence ATGAATCATCAAATTCCGTGTTTTGAGTTTCATGATGTCTCATTTGCCTGGCATGGAGAACGGGTCATACTGGAGCGCCAGACTTTTACCCTGCCCCAGAGTGCATTTGCTCTGATCCGCGGGCCCTCCGGAGCCGGAAAATCAACCCTTCTGCGGTTGATGAACCGCCTGGAGGAGGTAGAAACCGGAGAAATCAGTTACCTGGGACAAAGCCTTACCGATTGGAATCCTTCTGAGCTGCGGCAGCAGGTGGCCTATCTTCAGCAGATACCGGTAATACCCGATCAATCAGTCAGAGACATTTTGATCCAGCCCTTTTTTTTTCGCGTCAACCGAGGAAAGTCAAAGCCGTCCGACTAG